The Juglans regia cultivar Chandler chromosome 16, Walnut 2.0, whole genome shotgun sequence nucleotide sequence CTATTAATGTTTTTCACTTTGAGTTAAGATATAAAAGCGTCCATTTAATTAAGATTTCcttataaaattatcaattgttcaaaaaaatctaatcaatctttagatgaatttaataacttaatttatatatatatatatatatattatcattcatTTCTTGCACTAGAATACCAAAAACCCTTTAACCGAATTATATATTCTTATTCTTGCCACAAAATCTAATTACAAAATCATTTACCCAAATGCACAATCAATTATTTGAAGACTTTCGCAGACAACATTTAGTAGAATATAAGtcaaatctaataaaatttcaGCTCAAACTAGAGGCTAGTTTGGATTCCaaacccatctcaacttatcattacaattttttcaaattccaacataaaatataataaataattcaacttttttaaattctaaaatataaataataatattaaaaaataatattctaacaatattttattatctcaactcaactcagttcgaCATCCAAATGCAGTCAATCTtcgaataaaagaaaaataaacacataaattgAATTATACAACATTTATTACTTCTTGTGCAAATCTCTCATACAATATTAAATCATCAATAcctatcatgtatatataacgCATTTTATGTGTGTATCTCTCTTTCGGTATTTtctaaacttcaaaaaaattccAGAAGGAATCGAAATCCTTGTAATTTGGattatggtaaaaaaaaaaaaaatactagcctATACTAAATTGTATCATGTAATAATgctagtgaaaaaaaaaaaaaaaaacattaaactaagaagCTGCCGTAAAAGTCTAATTAGAGGTGACAATTAATTTGCAAAGGACCACGACCTTTGGAAAGTAATACGTagtaaagaaatgaaaagtagaaattatataattttctaaggTTCTTATAAAAACCATTGAAATATTGCTATTCATGTACGTTTGTGAATTCGATTTTAATATCTAATGTCTATTTAATGAGAGCATAATAACTAATTAAGTGGATGATgactttttttccctctcttaacatctaaaaaaaatccagatttttGCCCAAACTTCAAACTAACCCAAATCAAGATGGGAGGCAGTTATAAGTTTTTAACTTATTACTTAATGCTTTCTAAGTAAATTTAGAGCCATAAATTTTAACAACATTATTCATAGTGATTACATTTTACGAGTGTGCCGTCTAAATAAACTTTACTTAAAAATAaccattaattttaattttaggaaTCCTTGAAAATCTCGGAAATTTGCAAGTGGGCAGACCTGGAGTTGGAACCCACTACACGATTGATGCCAATGAGAACGACCCATCATACTGCCAATCAAGTGCCATTTTTGTCTTTTACTTTAActtgattatttaattttctggGAAATGTAATTTATACGCTAGCTAGCTGCTCGAGTCGTCGACTCCTCTTGCTTTGGGCCTTAAAgtgcaaaattaatttttagtatctgttgtatatattaatgatgtgttatttcattttttaaaagagtcgGGTAATTCTGTCGttcagaataatttattttatttgatcgctaattagtttttattttttgaatatatttaaatatttttaaaaaattaaaaatatattaatatatttaaaattactttcttaattactaaataaaaataaaaaaatttaccgAACGGTCGAGTAGAGTGGTATAACTTgagaaacaaagtagttttcttCTTTCCAAAAACTAGGCTTTTGACTTCTCTTTTGTCAAAGAAAGAACCGGTGGAAATGAAGAAATTCCTCTAAGAACTTGCCAAAATGTCATTCTTGTAACTTCCCTTGTTTTGATCAAGAAATATATACAAGGATGGCTCCAaatcatttattcatttttgtcaatatatacttataattctttttaaaactcattttgcAACTAATCAATGGAGTTGTattactctatttttatttgagtttttacGTAACTATCCTCAATTTCAAACAAAGTTgtaagtttatttattattatttcctttACATGAATGCAATATTGTATTTACCTTGATAAATTGTTTATCAAAAGCTTCACTTGTCCTTTTGGTattcttagattttttattcatgccagattgtaaaattatttttattataaagtagatttaaatatcatataaaatcacattattttgtaaattttatttttatgaaatgtgtttctacaattataatttaaaattattatgcagatgaatattttatttataaattaacgtggaAGACATACATTTCACATTACTTAGAAgttaggttaaaaaaaataataatttaaatcttattaattaaatCTTACAACTTCACGTAAATCGTGTGTACTCTTAAGCTTGTTCGTTCATGAATGGTTAGAGAGATTTTAGACTGGAGTGTTGTTAGGGTACCGTCCAGAAGTGACTGTTTGGTGTGCTaggcaacatttttttttattttttttatttatatttttttagtatttttaaatattttaaaaaaattagaaaataatattaatatattaatagtcatttctttaattaataaataaataaaatatatgaacagtTAAAATAAACGAATAAAACGAAAcggtataataatattattatttagactgTTTATTGCATGACGTGGCAACATTTGGGTGGCCAATAACTGTCACTTCCAAAGTCATTGGTCTTTGGAGACTCCAGTATCCAAAGcttcttttccaaaaaaaattcagatcttttttgttttttgttttcctaccgaaaagaaaagcaaataaaatgacaataaaaaaaaaaaagaaaagatatttataattataaattatgaaatcgtggcataatttttttgaaaaaataataaaatataagatttatataaaaaaaaaaaaaaaaaaagttaactttttaataataaatttgttttttttaaataattatatgatatttatttacTTCACACAGTTAAAGGATGGCGTGGACTGATTTGGCATCATAAGCGAAATCACAAATCGACGGCCCATATCAGTCCTAGGCTTCTGGCTCTTCTTTTATCTCTCCCAACCTCCATTTTAGCCCCTCCACCCTCTCTGGCTCGTTCGTTTTAGGCTTTTCACTCTTGCACCTTTTTAGAATTCAGTAGCAGAAGAGCTGATGTTGCTGGGAAAGAGGCAACGCCACCCGATGAAAAGGTCGACGAGCATGACGGAGATTACTTTCGATCTAAACACTGGCGCCGTCGACAGTGCTTCTGCTTCTCCGCCGTCGACAGATCCTCCCAACCCCTCAAACTTCCAGGGACAGCCAGGTGGCGGGCTAGATCAACAGCGGTTGCTGGCCATGGTCTCTCCCAGAAACCTCAGGCGGAGTTCGGCCCATTTTGTAGAGGCCACCTCTGCTTACTTCTTAAGGTCTTGCTCCCTCTGCAAGCGCCGGTTGGTCCCTGGTCGTGACATCTACATGTATAGGTATTATTCTCCCTTCCCCCTGCGTCTTCTGGCTTCTTAGTATCCATATAGTtagttcagttttttttttttcatttttccttgatCCTTCTATGTTTGTTTGTTACTGATCgagttttttaatttaaaactcaaCCCTTACATGGGTGTTAAGATCTGTTTGGCAACGTTTTGAATCCAGATATCTGTATGATTTTGCGTGATTTCTCAGAATCTCTCAAATTGGAGTTAAGGTTTTTATGTTTCGGCctgattatatatattccaCGCCAAATATTCGGAATCCGCAACGATAAAAGCTTCAAAGTTTTGAACTTAGTCAtgacctatataaataaatttgcagGGGTGACACTGCTTTCTGCAGTCTAGAGTGCCGGCAGCAACAGATGAATCAAGACGAAAGATCCGAGAAATGCTCATTGGCTTCCAGGAAGCTGGAAACTGCAGGGTCTTCCACCATCGCCGGCGCCCACGTCTCCACCGAAGGGGAGACCGTCGCCGCCTCGTAAAGCTACCGGCAGCCCTTCACAACCTTTAATCACTcctgcttatatatatatatatatatagtcttccACCATCGCCGGCGCCCACGTCTCCACCGAAGGGGAGACCGTCGCCGCCTCGTAAAGCTACCGGCAGCCCTTCACAACCTTTAATCACTcctgcttatatatatatatatatatatatatatatatatatatatatatacggcaTCTTATATATTTGCATGTATGTATAAGCTATAATTATTAACCAGGAATATGAATTATATATTGCGGAGCTGTAAGAGCAGCAAGCTAGCAGGGGCGCAGATATCTTTTGGTAGGAAAGGTGGGATTGGGAGGGGtcgacttttatatatatatttattgtgtaTACAACCGGAAAGCCCTGTAATTCTTCTTCAGAGTTTCTTCCCCTCCAGCATGTGTTGCCTTTTTGTTGTAGTAATGGAagaaatatgcatatttttacaAGTCCagactccatttttttttttttttctaacgcGAATGATGCTTGATTTGAACGAGAAAATCGATGCCCACCACAAGTTTGAATGAGATGTTATTGGTTTCGAAGAGATTCCCATGCAGTACAGTTTTTAATTACCATGCACCTGCCTTTTGTtgtcttgttttgttttgttttgtttcagaCGAAGGAGGAAATCatagcttttcttttctttgaatcTTTGGGAAACCAACAATTCTGCCGTCTCTTCACAGACATCCTATTTCTGTTCTTAATAAACAAACGGAGAAAACATGTccagagattaaaaaaaaaaaaattggccaaCTAATTGACTCGAAAAGTTCTTTCCGGTGTCCGCTCAGTGCCTTTTTCCTTGCAAGATCTTCCGACTAGCCTTTTAAttgccttatttatttttaaaaaatatctcatctcattttattttttttaatttttttaatttttttaatttttaattataaaataaaataaaaaatttaattttttcaaatctcaaaataaaaataatattaaaaatatattctaacaatattttatttaactttttaattttaatctcaactcatctcatctgtaaaaacaaacgaatctAAAATGATTCGTAAAACCCTTCAATAGATAACTCTTGCGCAAATTTTAAATAGTagagcatattttaaaaaaatataaaaaaattatcatttattaatgagattcatttttttataaaaaaaattttgtgcgaatcttatctatttgagatttatacatgacattactctttaattaaacaaaacatTAAGAACGgaaaattttgaacaaataaCAAAACTAATGTGAAAAGTAGAATGAGTAATCttatagataattttaaagtatgtaaatctcaattattttttatttaaaaaatataatttatcattaaaaaatgatttttatataaaatttaaattgatctattttttaaaaagcagaaggaaaaaaaaaatataagttctCAAACTAAAATAACTGCTTTGCATGGAATGGGtcccaaaataaatatgaattaatgtatatagaaaaagtgaaatataaatataaaaagtaaaacatTCAAATGCAATAATTCGTGGAATTGTATCGATAAAAAAGCTTttaaatagatattatttttcatttgtgtGGAGTTGGGGAGAAACATCTCTTCTTCGGTTCTTCTTCCTCAAAGAAATCATgtattatttaaagaaatgataattatagttatgtcgtatagttattttaaaaaaaaaaataatatgtgatttatataaaaaaattaattttttaataataattttttttttaaataatagcacatgtaatattatattattatttataatgaaaatcaCAGTACGGAGATGATGCCTGAGAGTTGGCCACTTGGATGTGAGAGGTGGGACCACTAATATGAATACCAATGTCCCCCCCACAATTCTTTTTTCGTCACTTGGGCCCACGATCTGTGGGCTCCACGTGATTATAATCTCTTTTTTGATATGACTTGGCGACGACTACGAGGGTGGGGGAAGAGAGAtagaaggataaaaaagtaattttggaTAGGGGTATGCATAAGAAGGACAATTAATAAAGGAGTCCCAACTTTGAAAAGGGACCGCAAGGTCCACAACACAGCTGGTTTTAATGTGGACATTCATCTGGAGCAACACGAGTGAAGACACACCCctataaatttaagaaaaataaaataaaataaaaataaaaaataaaaaatatataatatataatatatgaagatgatgagtagcaaaattcTTATTTAGAACATTGATTTCGTTTGGATGCATATCTGAGAAAGAACTTCTTTACATTCAAAACAAAGACATTACTTGTAAGAATAGATCAATCTCCTTTTAATCAACTTGCTTGTTATTGTtactttatttataataaaatttattatgtatGAGTTATTATTCATTCgcatacttataatttttttatacgatcatgttaaatattttttatagaatataaaataaaaaataataaataataattgatgagaataattttttatttacaaatatctTCCCACTTGATAATTTGGTAAGTGGCACATCCAATATtccattattttccttttactctccgtttttccttttttttttttttttactctctttttccttttgtacttttataagtacaatttcattattttctccCTACTCATCACACGACGGCGCCATCGCTACCACCTCTCTTCCTTTTGCTCCATGCATGTAGCCACCCGCGCGCGGTACGTATGATCATAACCTTTACGTACTCTGTTTCACCAGTCCCACCACCATTGCCACTACAAGtccgtacgtacgtacgtacgtacgtacatgtgCCTACCAgattttttatgagttttgaTGTACATAATTTAGAAAAAGATCATGTGGTATTTTGGCATTCATTCATTTAATTAGAGCGACGATGAAGTCATAATATTTCAGCTTGATCAAGAGACGTCAGATCATCGACGAAACCAcagtattaatattaataattgctCATTGTATACGTGTATATATAAACGTATTAAGAACGCAAAACATGTGGTCTACACCAAGGTTTTATTTGTGTTCCACGTAATTTCTATTTGTCATGTTCGCTTTCCTTGTACACACATACCTTGTCCTCGATTATTGAACATTAATTAATCGTACCAACCTTGCATGTAAgcacaatattattatttacttattatAATGCAATtccttttatcatattttaaattgaggatatttttataaaacgatattatctttataaattgttttataaaaatagcacctcttattttattttattttttgaggaaaCTGTTATCATTCATTCTTAAAAAAAGTTACATCCATGAGCGGATATATTATGGACTGTTttcatatcaaacatgacatcatcataaactaaaataatgtatttgaaGCTCCACCagtatattattttcttttgtaactgATTTGATCTTTACTATTGTTGATACTCTCTATAAACAAACGTACAAGAGACAGCTCAACCTCAATCTtcataaaatgagatgattcaACCTCTACAGACAAAAGTCCAAGagatgaacattttttttaaaaaaaaaatataaacaataagaaaaccaaaaaagaaaatagtaagaTAGATACGAAAAAAGACgg carries:
- the LOC109016638 gene encoding FCS-Like Zinc finger 5-like isoform X2, whose protein sequence is MLLGKRQRHPMKRSTSMTEITFDLNTGAVDSASASPPSTDPPNPSNFQGQPGGGLDQQRLLAMVSPRNLRRSSAHFVEATSAYFLRSCSLCKRRLVPGRDIYMYRGDTAFCSLECRQQQMNQDERSEKCSLASRKLETAGSSTIAGAHVSTEGETVAAS
- the LOC109016638 gene encoding FCS-Like Zinc finger 5-like isoform X1, with the protein product MLLGKRQRHPMKRSTSMTEITFDLNTGAVDSASASPPSTDPPNPSNFQGQPGGGLDQQRLLAMVSPRNLRRSSAHFVEATSAYFLRSCSLCKRRLVPGRDIYMYRGDTAFCSLECRQQQMNQDERSEKCSLASRKLETAGSSTIAGAHVSTEGETVAAS